One part of the Dioscorea cayenensis subsp. rotundata cultivar TDr96_F1 chromosome 2, TDr96_F1_v2_PseudoChromosome.rev07_lg8_w22 25.fasta, whole genome shotgun sequence genome encodes these proteins:
- the LOC120274361 gene encoding receptor-like protein EIX2 has product MGNLCNLQSLILDDNFISGDIHDLVDGFSKCRVNKDGSASESSGGLQELSLRNNRLNGTVPEKISQLSKLGKLDLSSNSLVGLLTESHFANLANLDFVGFSYNLLQLNVSENWKPPFNCSTIRMCSCKLGPVFPIWLKTQIKLNDLCLSDAGISGSVPAWFWDPSFVTPSLLNLSHNSLEGMLPTLKTHGFTLLDLSSNKFEGLLPEFDPTLLLVIYLNNNSFSGSIPSYFAAATHIQVFSLSDNHINGSIPSFFCNLTYLTLLDVSNNDMSGGLPHCWDPTSNLEIIDLSDNNFTGKIPDGLVSFTNLRSLHLRKNGFSGDLPLSLKKANKLVTLDFGENKLSGSIPTWIGENLSSLIVLCLRSNLFEGIIPEQIAKLSSLQILDLAHNNLSGCIPHSFGDFKAMVVTTTHNGWWSLFSILSDIYYPCSMCGRVPYSNFSYSDSLLITTKGLQMEYTKLLSLVTSIDLSNNKLSCELPEELTRLHGLHFLNLSYNHFNGKIPESISDMEQLESLDLSDNNLFGTIPSSISTLNFLSHLNISHNNLSGKVPLGGQLQTFDPSAYNWNHDLCGSPLQNCANETQISLGANKEEGKGEGKGEGKGDWLEMLWLYIGLAMGYITGFWMIISIIMIKQTIRIAYFRSIDKVYDCLYLKMLMYSRRLKSTFPRRNEAQA; this is encoded by the coding sequence ATGGGGAACTTATGCAACTTACAGTCCTTAATTTTGGATGATAATTTCATCAGTGGAGACATTCATGATCTTGTTGATGGATTTTCTAAATGCAGGGTGAACAAAGATGGTTCTGCTTCAGAAAGTAGTGGGGGTCTACAAGAATTGAGTTTGAGAAACAACAGGTTGAATGGAACAGTTCCAGAGAAAATAAGCCAATTATCTAAACTGGGTAAACTGGATCTGTCTTCAAATTCTTTGGTGGGTCTCTTAACTGAATCTCATTTTGCTAATCTAGCAAATTTAGATTTTGTGGGGTTCTCCTACAACTTGTTACAACTGAATGTAAGTGAGAATTGGAAGCCTCCTTTTAACTGCAGTACTATTAGAATGTGTTCTTGCAAACTAGGCCCTGTTTTTCCCATCTGGCTTAAAACTCAGATAAAATTAAATGACCTTTGCTTATCAGATGCTGGCATTTCAGGTAGTGTCCCTGCTTGGTTTTGGGATCCGAGTTTTGTTACTCCATCATTACTCAATCTATCACACAACAGTTTAGAGGGGATGCTGCCAACTTTGAAAACTCATGGGTTCACTCTCCTTGATTTAAGTTCAAACAAATTTGAAGGCCTATTACCTGAGTTTGATCCCACTTTATTGCTTGTTATATATCTCAACAACAACTCATTCTCTGGGTCTATTCCTTCTTACTTTGCTGCTGCTACTCACATTCAAGTCTTCTCTTTATCTGATAATCATATCAATGGCAGCATTCCGTCATTCTTCTGTAACCTTACATACTTGACATTGCTTGATGTATCTAATAATGATATGTCTGGAGGACTTCCCCACTGCTGGGATCCAACATCGAACTTGGAAATTATTGATTTATCGGACAATaatttcactggtaaaattccTGATGGCCTTGTGTCCTTCACTAATCTCCGATCCTTGCATTTGAGAAAGAATGGCTTTTCTGGAGATCTCCCCTTGTCCTTGAAAAAAGCCAATAAGTTAGTCACACTGGACTTTGGTGAAAACAAACTATCAGGTAGCATACCAACATGGATTGGAGAAAACCTTTCCTCTTTAATTGTGCTTTGCTTGAGATCAAATTTATTCGAAGGCATCATCCCGGAGCAAATAGCAAAGCTCTCCTCTCTTCAGATCCTGGATCTTGCACATAACAACCTTTCAGGTTGCATTCCTCATTCTTTTGGAGATTTCAAAGCCATGGTAGTCACAACTACTCACAATGGATGGTGGTCTTTATTCTCCATTTTAAGTGATATCTATTATCCTTGTTCTATGTGCGGCCGTGTTCCATATAGCAATTTTTCATACTCGGACTCTCTCTTGATAACTACAAAAGGCCTCCAAATGGAATACACCAAGCTTCTATCATTAGTCACAAGCATAGACTTATCAAACAATAAGCTGTCCTGTGAGTTGCCTGAAGAATTGACAAGACTACATGGGCTGCATTTCTTGAATCTTTCTTACAACCATTTTAATGGAAAGATACCAGAAAGCATCAGTGACATGGAACAGCTGGAATCACTTGATCTATCAGACAACAATTTATTTGGTACTATTCCTTCAAGCATTTCTACTTTGAACTTCTTGAGCCATTTGAACATATCACACAACAATTTGTCAGGAAAAGTTCCATTAGGTGGCCAACTTCAAACTTTCGATCCATCAGCCTATAATTGGAATCATGATCTCTGTGGATCACCTCTTCAAAATTGTGCTAATGAAACACAGATTTCCCTAGGTGCAAACAAGgaagaaggaaaaggagaaggaaaaggagaaggaaaaggagATTGGTTAGAGATGTTATGGCTTTATATAGGTCTTGCCATGGGATACATAACTGGCTTCTGGATGATCATTAGTATCATAATGATCAAGCAAACCATAAGAATTGCTTATTTTCGATCTATTGACAAAGTATATGATTGTCTATATCTGAAGATGCTTATGTACTCTCGGAGACTCAAATCAACTTTCCCAAGGAGGAACGAAGCTCAGGCCTGA
- the LOC120274377 gene encoding receptor-like protein EIX2 has protein sequence MACLSLLGLFLVLVVSVFPPCYVHGISCIETERIALLSIKAGIDHSNNQSLFSSWTGQDCCKWQGVSCDHESRHVIKLDLRQYLSETYLLLSKPASKLNVSLVQLHHLKYLDLSMNNFNNSPIPDFIGSLANLEHLDLSNTGFSGIIPHTFGNLSSLRYLDLNTYSNSIIQASDLHWLSRMTSLHHLDLSGVDLSNIAGWLHEFNLLPFLVVLKLSDAGLQADAGGIHDTTPLHHLNLTSLRVLDLSGNYDLNITLLHWLFNLTGLVNLDLSSCFFYDKFPDIFGNMSSLRVLSLSTNCFDGVLPRSLGNLGSLERLDLSQNDFNGSIPESLSNLTNLVYFNLYGNQVQGLMPANIGNLRNLQFLDLIGNKISGAIPESFGNLTLLQHFDGSGGNGLSGKLPETIGNLVHLQFLDLSHNALAAAFGKALSGKLPESIGNLTQLQQLRMPGNGIMGGLPESAGKLSSLWELDLSGNNINGTLPKGMGKPLFHNLPVECWDGETLETITSNFGNLIKVDEFTSTLARSKYARVCIEIDLSKPLCRGFWIGDDFQRVFVVVMYERLPTFCYNCGLIGHGSKSCTRVALSGAGGFSLPSREERE, from the exons ATGGCTTGTCTCTCATTGTTAGGTTTGTTTCTTGTCCTTGTTGTTTCAGTATTTCCTCCTTGTTATGTTCATGGTATAAGCTGCATTGAAACTGAGAGGATAGCCCTTCTCAGCATCAAAGCAGGCATTGATCATAGCAACAACCAAAGCTTGTTCTCTTCTTGGACTGGCCAAGACTGTTGCAAATGGCAAGGCGTGAGTTGCGACCATGAATCCCGGCATGTTATCAAGCTTGATCTCCGACAGTACCTTTCTGAAACGTATCTTCTTTTGTCGAAGCCGGCAAGTAAGTTGAATGTTTCTCTCGTTCAGCTTCACCATTTAAAGTACTTGGATTTGAGCATGAATAACTTCAATAACTCCCCCATCCCAGACTTCATTGGCTCTCTTGCCAACCTTGAGCACCTTGACCTCTCTAATACCGGATTCAGTGGAATCATTCCTCATACCTTTGGAAACCTTTCAAGCTTGCGTTACCTTGATCTTAATACATATTCTAATTCCATTATACAAGCTAGTGATCTCCACTGGCTCTCTAGAATGACGTCGTTGCATCACCTTGACTTGAGTGGAGTGGACCTTTCTAACATAGCTGGTTGGCTTCATGAATTTAATTTGCTCCCTTTTCTTGTTGTCTTAAAACTTTCTGATGCTGGCCTCCAAGCTGATGCTGGTGGTATTCATGATACTACTCCGCTTCATCATCTCAACCTCACATCTCTTCGTGTGCTTGATCTTTCTGGGAATTATGACCTGAACATCACTCTCCTTCATTGGTTGTTCAATCTCACTGGCCTTGTTAATCttgatctttcttcttgttttttctatGACAAGTTCCCAGACATCTTTGGTAACATGAGTAGCTTGAGAGTCTTGAGCTTGTCTACTAACTGTTTTGATGGAGTGCTTCCGCGGTCCTTGGGAAATCTTGGTAGCTTGGAGAGACTTGATTTGTCACAAAATGATTTTAATGGAAGCATTCCGGAATCTCTGAGCAATCTTACAAATTTAGTGTACTTTAACTTGTATGGAAACCAAGTTCAGGGATTGATGCCTGCAAACATTGGGAATCTAAGAAATCTGCAATTCTTGGATTTAATAGGTAATAAGATCAGTGGAGCTATTCCGGAATCCTTTGGCAATCTCACACTTTTGCAGCATTTTGATGGGTCTGGAGGTAACGGTCTCAGTGGTAAATTGCCTGAAACTATAGGGAATCTTGTTCACCTTCAGTTTCTAGATTTGTCTCACAATGCACTAGCAGCTGCGTTTG gtaaa GCCCTAAGTGGGAAGTTACCAGAGAGTATTGGAAATCTTACCCAATTGCAGCAGTTGAGAATGCCAGGCAATGGCATCATGGGGGGATTACCAGAATCTGCAGGAAAGCTCTCTAGCTTGTGGGAGCTTGATTTATCCGGGAACAACATCAATGGAACACTGCCAAAAGGCATGGGGAAGCCTCTT TTTCACAACTTACCAGTTGAATGCTGGGACGGAGAGACTCTTGAAACGATAACCAGCAACTTTGGTAATCTCATCAAGGTCGATGAATTTACGTCCACTCTGGCTAGATCTAAATATGCTCGAGTTTGCATTGAAATAGATTTATCTAAACCTCTTTGTCGTGGGTTTTGGATTGGTGACGATTTTCAGAGGGTGTTTGTGGTGGTGATGTATGAACGTTTGCCGACGTTCTGTTACAACTGTGGGCTTATCGGTCATGGTAGCAAGTCTTGCACTCGGGTTGCTTTGTCCGGGGCCGGTGGGTTCTCTTTACCCTCTCGTGAAGAACGAGAGTAG